The Synergistetes bacterium HGW-Synergistetes-1 genome has a window encoding:
- a CDS encoding ArsC family transcriptional regulator has translation MLFICLPTUETCKKAKEWLDKNKIKYRERDIKIDNPTSEEITKWHKMSGADLKKFFNTSGQVYKSLELKDKLPDMTECEQIKLLATDGMLVKRPLIVGDDFVITGFREEEWEEKLI, from the coding sequence ATGCTGTTCATATGTTTACCGACTTGAGAGACCTGCAAAAAAGCCAAGGAATGGCTTGACAAAAACAAGATCAAATACAGGGAGCGCGACATAAAGATCGACAACCCCACCTCAGAGGAAATAACAAAATGGCACAAAATGAGCGGGGCTGACCTGAAAAAATTTTTCAACACAAGCGGACAGGTCTACAAAAGCCTTGAACTTAAGGATAAGCTGCCGGATATGACCGAATGTGAGCAGATAAAGCTGCTTGCCACCGATGGGATGCTTGTCAAAAGGCCCCTTATCGTAGGAGATGATTTTGTCATCACCGGCTTCAGAGAGGAAGAATGGGAAGAAAAACTTATTTGA
- a CDS encoding CoA-disulfide reductase translates to MKVLVIGGVAGGATAAARLRRLDEKAEIIMFEKGPYVSFAACGLPYFLGGRIVDDVNKLIVRTPEQFVRKNNIDARVNNRVTSIDTENKKVEAEDLVTGKKYTESYDKLIISTGSFPFRPNIPGIDSEGVFTLWNIPDAVKIKEFISDKKVKNVVIVGGGAIGLEVAENLAESGQKITIVELSDHLIAPLDSDMAVLVNKYVTEKGIEVILNDGVTAIEKNGDGLTVRLRESGVGTDMVLMSVGAKPQSELAKEAGLDINERGFIKVDDRMMTSDPDIYAVGDVTEVKNFITGKPASVALAGPANKQGRIAADNIAGIKSRYGGIQGTGILKIFDMTVAFTGLSEKEAQRNGLDFDKVLVYHHPHAGYYPGGEEMAMKVVFEVPTGRILGAQIVGRTGVDKRCDVLAASIRMGATAYDLTELELAYSPPFGTPKDAVNMVGFVIENVLSGKLEKVEWNSIEGMPAEEEAIFIDVRGDDDISVSEVRIDGFRRIPLEELRGKLSQLDRNKPVYVHCRNGKEGYYAACLMKQEGFDVSNLDGGCLFRDCSICSCETKP, encoded by the coding sequence ATGAAGGTGCTGGTAATAGGCGGAGTCGCAGGAGGAGCTACTGCAGCGGCGAGGCTGCGCAGGCTTGACGAGAAGGCTGAGATAATAATGTTTGAGAAGGGCCCTTACGTCTCATTTGCTGCCTGCGGCCTGCCGTACTTCCTCGGCGGAAGGATAGTCGATGACGTCAACAAGCTGATAGTGAGGACTCCTGAGCAGTTTGTCAGGAAGAATAATATTGACGCAAGAGTGAATAACAGAGTTACTTCTATAGACACGGAGAATAAAAAAGTAGAAGCCGAAGACCTCGTAACCGGGAAAAAGTACACAGAAAGCTATGACAAACTGATCATTTCAACAGGGTCTTTCCCCTTCCGTCCAAACATCCCGGGTATAGATTCAGAGGGGGTTTTTACCCTTTGGAACATTCCCGATGCTGTGAAGATAAAAGAGTTTATCAGCGATAAAAAAGTGAAAAACGTAGTGATAGTGGGCGGAGGCGCCATCGGGCTCGAAGTTGCCGAAAATCTGGCTGAGTCCGGCCAGAAGATAACCATAGTAGAGCTGAGCGATCACCTTATCGCGCCTTTGGACTCAGACATGGCTGTCCTTGTCAATAAATATGTCACGGAAAAAGGGATAGAGGTCATCCTAAATGATGGAGTCACTGCCATAGAGAAGAACGGTGACGGCCTTACGGTCAGGCTTCGGGAGAGCGGGGTCGGGACGGATATGGTCTTGATGTCAGTCGGTGCGAAGCCTCAGAGCGAGCTTGCCAAAGAAGCAGGACTCGATATCAACGAGCGCGGTTTCATAAAGGTCGATGACCGTATGATGACCTCGGATCCGGATATTTATGCAGTCGGCGATGTGACAGAGGTGAAAAACTTCATCACGGGAAAGCCTGCTTCGGTAGCTCTTGCAGGTCCCGCCAACAAGCAGGGGCGCATTGCCGCAGACAACATTGCCGGAATAAAGAGCAGGTACGGCGGGATACAGGGCACTGGGATACTGAAGATATTCGATATGACAGTTGCTTTTACGGGGCTGAGTGAAAAAGAGGCACAGAGGAACGGCCTTGATTTTGACAAGGTGCTGGTCTACCATCATCCCCATGCCGGCTATTACCCCGGCGGAGAGGAAATGGCGATGAAGGTCGTCTTCGAGGTGCCGACAGGAAGGATCCTCGGTGCTCAGATAGTCGGTCGCACGGGAGTAGACAAACGCTGCGACGTACTGGCCGCCTCCATCCGCATGGGTGCGACGGCTTATGACCTCACAGAGCTTGAGCTGGCATACTCGCCTCCTTTCGGGACCCCTAAGGACGCGGTAAACATGGTCGGGTTCGTCATTGAAAACGTTCTGTCCGGAAAACTTGAAAAGGTCGAATGGAACTCGATCGAAGGAATGCCTGCCGAAGAAGAGGCCATATTCATAGATGTCAGGGGAGACGATGACATCTCTGTCTCTGAAGTAAGAATAGACGGCTTCCGTCGCATACCTCTTGAGGAACTTCGCGGAAAGCTCAGCCAGCTGGACAGAAACAAGCCTGTATATGTCCACTGCAGAAACGGAAAAGAGGGCTACTACGCCGCGTGCCTCATGAAGCAGGAAGGTTTTGATGTTTCCAACCTTGACGGAGGATGTCTCTTCCGCGACTGCTCGATATGTTCCTGTGAGACAAAACCCTGA